TCTCGACGTCGAGTCGCCCGAGGCGGCGCTGGTGTTCTGCCGAACCCGTGTGGAGGTTGACCAGCTGACCGAGACGATGAACGGCCGTGGCTACCGGGCCGAGGCTCTGCACGGCGGTCTGAACCAGCAGGAGCGCGACAAGGTGATGGGCCGCCTGCGCGGTGGAATCGCCGACCTGTTGGTGGCCACCGACGTGGCCGCTCGTGGTCTCGATGTCGACCACCTCACCCACGTCGTCAACTACGACGTGCCGTCGGCACCGGAGACGTACGTGCACCGCATCGGCCGCGTCGGTCGTGCCGGCCGCGAGGGTGTGGCCATTACGCTGTCCGAGCCCCGCGAGCGCCGCCAGCTGGACAATATTGAGCGCCTCACCGGGCGCCGCATGGAGATGGCCAAGGTGCCCAGCGCCGCCCAGCGCCGGTCCCGCCAGTTGGAGCAACTGGCGCAGACGCTGCGGTCAACCCTGGAGAACGCCGGGGTCGAAACCGGGCTGGAAGGCAGCGAGCTTGACACCCCCGAGCTGGAGGCGTTTGCTCCGGTGGTGGAGGCTCTTGAGGCCGACTACTCCGAGCGCCTGGTGCTCCTTGCGGCGCTCAAGCTGGTGCAGGAGGTCAGCGGGGTGGTCGCTGACGACCAAGAGATCCCCGACGTCGCCGCCCGCGGCACCAAGGTCAAGCGCGATCAGGGCGGCCGCAACCAGCGGGGCGATGGCCCCCGTGGCCGTGACCGCGATTCCCGAGGTTCGGGCGAGCGTGGGTCCGGCGAGCGCAGCTACAGGGGATCGCGCGCCGACGAGCGAGGAGAACGCGGTGGCCCGCGTGGCCGTGATGACCGCGGCCGAGATGATCGGGGCGCTTCACGGGGCAAGCCGGATGGCGACATGGCCCGCATCTTCGTCGGCGTGGGAAAGAACCAAGGGGTGCGACCGGGCGACCTGGTGGGTGCTATCGCCAACGAGACACGCGTGGACGGCCCCGATATCGGCAAGATCAACGTCGCTCCCAACTTCACCATCGTGGAGGTGCCCGACCGCAACGCACGCGAGGTGATCACCGCGCTGCGGGCCACCACCATCAGGGGCGAGACCCCGACGGTGCGCTTCGACAAGGCGGGCTCCGATGAGTGGGAGGACCGCCGCGGTGACGACAGCGGCGGCCGCTCGGGCGGAGGCGGGTACCAGGGCCGAGGTGGTGGTCGCGATGACCGGGGTGGCGACCGTCCTGACCGCGGCGGCTACCAGGGTCGCTCCGATCGGGGTGGCGGCGACTCCCGCGGTGGCTACCAGGGCCGCGGCGGCGGTGGCGACTCCCGTGGTGGCTACCAGGGCCGCGGTGGCGGTGGCGATCGTCCCGATCGTGGCGGGTACAAAGGTCGCGACGATCGCGGCGGCGGTCGACGGGACTCCTAAGCCGTTCGGCACCGGAGCGGGCGTCCCAGCCCGGCCTCGCCTCAGTCGAACCTCACAGTGATCGCACCCATGCCACATCTGGGTGTGATCACTGCGGACCGGGTCACAGCGATCACACCCAGATCCACCTTGGGTGCGATCGCTGTGTTGCCCTCAAGCCGGTCGATGGGCGCGTGCTGTCGCGTCCTCAGCAAGTTTGGTGCCTCGGGATGCCGATCCTGGCCGGTGCTGGTCGTGACCTGATCGGCCCTACGCTCTCAACGTGAACGTCGTGGCGCTCGGCCTGCTGGGCATGGCAGCGGTGGCCGGTGCCGTGTCGGCGTGGCGCACCGATCTTCGCGCTGCCCGCCTGGTGATGGTGACCGTCTGGTGGCTGGCGACGGCCTACCTCATCACCCGGTTTGTGGCCCTCGATCTTGGTCTGGCCGAGGTGGCGGCGTACTCACGCGCCGAACTGCCATCGTGGCTGCGCGGCGCCGGTGCCTGGGCGGGCCCGTCCGGCTCGCTCCTCCTGTGGATGACCCTGATGGTCACCGCTGTCGTGCTTGCATCCCCGCGTGGCGGCCCGGCAACTCGGGACCGACCTGCCGCCCAGGAACGGCAGTCTCGTCCCGGGCCCGATTGGGTGGGCCGCGACTTGGCCGCCAGGTTGGCCGGGCTGGTCAGCGTCGTTGGGGCGATCGTTCTGGCGGTCTTCGCCAACCCGTTCCGACTGGCTACGGCTGTTCCGGTCAACGGCCGCGGGCTGTCCCCGGTTTTGGAGCACCCGGCGATGTTGATTCACCCGCCGCTGCTGTACTTGGCCCAGGCCTCCGTGATCTTCGCCGCGCTCTGGGCCACCTTGGGCGCCAACAACGGGCGGAGGCAGTGGCCTGGCCGGGCGCCAGTGGCGGGTGCGGCGGCACTACTGGTGCTCGCCACGCTGATTGGGGCCTGGTGGGCTCATGACGAGTTGGGCTGGGGCGGATGGTGGGCCTGGGATCCGGTAGAGAACACCGCTTTGGCACCGTTGGCGGCGCTGATCGCCTCGCTGCACGCCTCCTCGGTCGTAGCTCGGCTCCGCTGGGTGCAGGCGGCCGCCGGGTTGGTGCTGCTTGGCGTGGCGGCGGCGCGATCCGGCCTTGCCTCTTCGGTGCACGCCTTCGCTTCGAACGCGGGCCCCGCAGTGTTCATCGGCCTAGCCGGAGTCGCCGTGTTGGGGCTGACCTTGCGGGCGGTGTTGTCCGACACCGAAACCGGGGTGGCCAACCGTGCCCGGGGCCACGGGTCCACACCCGGGTTCGAGCATGAGGTTGCACCGGGCGATCTCGCTCGACGCCAAGTGGGGATGATCGTGGGTGCTGCCACGATGTGGGTGGTGATGGTGGTGGTCACCGGCGAACTGGCTGCGATGTCGTTGGGAGCCGGGTGGCTGGGGGCGGGCCCGTCGGGGGCGAACGCCGGCCGAGTGGCGTTGGATGGCGGGTTGGTCGGTCGGTTGATGATCCCGGCGGGTATGACGCTGCTGGTGGGGCTGATGGCGTACGGCTGGCGTGCCCCCCGATGGGTTGGCATGGTGCTGGCCCACGTGGGTGTGGTTGTATTCGCGGTAGGCGTGATCGCGTCGCTGGGGGACTGGCGCGAGTTCGCCGTGGTACCGGTTGATGGGCAGACCGAACTCCGTGGGGAGCGGGTCAGGGTGGGCAGCCCACGGGTGAGCGACGATCGGCTGGACCTGCAGCGCGTCGAGGTGACGGTGACCCTTGGCGGTTCGACCTATCGGTCGCGCATCGACCGGTATCCCGACCTCGACCGAACCCGTGCCCGGCCAAGCCGAACGCTGGACTGGCGAGGAGAGACCGAGGTGGTGGCCGCCTACATCGACGACGATCGGGTGGGCTTGGAGGTGCGTCGGCACCCAGGCCTGGGTCAGGTGTGGGCCGGCGGCCTACTCGCGGCGACCGGCCTGGCGGTCACCGCAGCGACCGCCCTCCGTCGGCGTCGGACGGAAGGCGATGGTCCAAATGATGGTGAGCAACCTGGTATCAGCGCACTGACACGAAGGGCGCGTACGCCTTTGGTTTCGGGTCGTCGCGGCTCAACGGCTCAGCCTTCGTCGGAACTCTGACAGTCGAGGATGTCCCAGGCAACAGGGCAGCCAGGGTTTCGGCGCGACCGCTGAGTCACGCACAGCCCCGACGTGTTCCATGCGGGCCTCGCTCATCCCTGACCAACGACTCGCCACCGGTGCTACGCAGCCGGGCTTGTGGCCAGCGCTTCAGCGATGAAGCCTCATTCGATCCGGAGAACGGGTTGAACCCTCGCTCAAATATGGCCATACTTATGGCCATGATGGCTCAGGAACACCTTGCTCTAGCGGACGTGAAGAACCGGCTCTCCGAAGTCGTGGACCAGCTGGAACGGGAGCATGGGCGCGTCGTCGTCACGAAGCATGGCCGACCCGCAGTCGTAATGCTGAGTGTTGAGGACCTTGAGTCGCTGGAGGAGACCTTAGAGATCATGAGCGATCAGCAGCTGATGGACGAAATTCGGGAAGGCCGTGCCGAACTTGCCGCTGGCCGGGGCGAAGTGCTCACCCACGAAGAGGTTCTCGCTCAGGTCACGCCTGAATGAGTGAGCGTCGATTTGAGGTGGAGTGGTCCCCCCGCGCCAAGCGGTCACTCAATCGACTTCCTGAGAAGGTCGTGGCTGCATGTGTGGGGTTCGTCCATGGTGGCTTGTTGGACAATCCCCACCGGGTTGGTAAGCCACTCCGATTCGACTTGGAGGGTTCCTACAGCGCCCGCCGCGGCGACTTCCGGGTCATCTACGAGATTGATGACGAGGAACGTCGAGTCAGGGTCGCGATCATTCAGCACCGAAGTGACGTATATCGACCTCAGTAGGTGACCGCAGACCGGCAGCACCAGGTGGGAGGGCTCAGTGTCTGGGGACTCCGCCGGCAGCCGCCCATTTGGAATCTCTCCTCACTGAAGACTCCTGAGTCAGTTGTGATCCCGGCGGCGGCGCTTGGCGGCCAGCAGCGAGTCGAGGGTCGAGTCGGACCCGGAGCCGGCCTGAGGTTTCGGTGCCTTCGGTTTGGCCTCCGGACGGGGCGGCGCCACGGCGCGGTCAGACGGCGCAGCGGGCGGTGGTGACTTGGCTGGAGCGCCGGGACTCATTGGATCGGGTCTGGGTGGGCCCGGATTGGCGGTGGCCGCCGGAGGCACTGCCCCCTTGGCTCGGCGGGCGGTGATGAACGAGGTGACTTCGTCCAGGCCGGTGCGCTGACGCAGCGACTCCACGACGGTTGCGGCGCCGGATCGACGCAGACGGGACATGGCGATCGTCATCGGCCACAGCAGCGCGGCGGCCAGCAGCAGCCGGCGCCGCAGATCGACCCGGTGGTTCCCGGGGGTAAGGCCGTCGGCGTCGAACGCCTGGGTGGCCCGGATGAGTCCGCGTCCGCCGGTTTGGGTGGACAGCGACTTCAGCGTCTCGGTGTCGGCGCCTTGGGACAGATACTCGCGTGAGTAGCCCAACTCGGCGGTGGTGGAGATGGCGGCGTCGCTCTTCCCGTTGGTTGTGCCGTTGGCAGCGGCCGTGACACCAACGCCGTAGGTGCCGGCGGCGCCAGTCTCGGCGGTGCCGGTGAACGTGCGGTCGTC
The nucleotide sequence above comes from Candidatus Microthrix parvicella Bio17-1. Encoded proteins:
- the ccsA gene encoding cytochrome c biogenesis protein CcsA is translated as MNVVALGLLGMAAVAGAVSAWRTDLRAARLVMVTVWWLATAYLITRFVALDLGLAEVAAYSRAELPSWLRGAGAWAGPSGSLLLWMTLMVTAVVLASPRGGPATRDRPAAQERQSRPGPDWVGRDLAARLAGLVSVVGAIVLAVFANPFRLATAVPVNGRGLSPVLEHPAMLIHPPLLYLAQASVIFAALWATLGANNGRRQWPGRAPVAGAAALLVLATLIGAWWAHDELGWGGWWAWDPVENTALAPLAALIASLHASSVVARLRWVQAAAGLVLLGVAAARSGLASSVHAFASNAGPAVFIGLAGVAVLGLTLRAVLSDTETGVANRARGHGSTPGFEHEVAPGDLARRQVGMIVGAATMWVVMVVVTGELAAMSLGAGWLGAGPSGANAGRVALDGGLVGRLMIPAGMTLLVGLMAYGWRAPRWVGMVLAHVGVVVFAVGVIASLGDWREFAVVPVDGQTELRGERVRVGSPRVSDDRLDLQRVEVTVTLGGSTYRSRIDRYPDLDRTRARPSRTLDWRGETEVVAAYIDDDRVGLEVRRHPGLGQVWAGGLLAATGLAVTAATALRRRRTEGDGPNDGEQPGISALTRRARTPLVSGRRGSTAQPSSEL
- a CDS encoding type II toxin-antitoxin system Phd/YefM family antitoxin produces the protein MMAQEHLALADVKNRLSEVVDQLEREHGRVVVTKHGRPAVVMLSVEDLESLEETLEIMSDQQLMDEIREGRAELAAGRGEVLTHEEVLAQVTPE
- a CDS encoding DEAD/DEAH box helicase, with the protein product MEAAPEPEPEVAAEPEPEPEPEPELTGFEALDLPRELLKSLSELGYEEPTPIQAEAIPPIMAGNDLIGQAATGTGKTAAFALPILSRIDLSDGARKTPQALVLCPTRELAVQVSEAIYKYGRGLGVRVLPVYGGQPIGRQLSRLNRGIDVVVATPGRAVDHLHRGSLALDDLKMVVLDEADEMLDMGFADDLDELLGGSAGNRQTVLFSATVPARIKGLAGRHLSNPVRISIGDAAPSESGAPLVSQRVYVVHRAHKAAALGRILDVESPEAALVFCRTRVEVDQLTETMNGRGYRAEALHGGLNQQERDKVMGRLRGGIADLLVATDVAARGLDVDHLTHVVNYDVPSAPETYVHRIGRVGRAGREGVAITLSEPRERRQLDNIERLTGRRMEMAKVPSAAQRRSRQLEQLAQTLRSTLENAGVETGLEGSELDTPELEAFAPVVEALEADYSERLVLLAALKLVQEVSGVVADDQEIPDVAARGTKVKRDQGGRNQRGDGPRGRDRDSRGSGERGSGERSYRGSRADERGERGGPRGRDDRGRDDRGASRGKPDGDMARIFVGVGKNQGVRPGDLVGAIANETRVDGPDIGKINVAPNFTIVEVPDRNAREVITALRATTIRGETPTVRFDKAGSDEWEDRRGDDSGGRSGGGGYQGRGGGRDDRGGDRPDRGGYQGRSDRGGGDSRGGYQGRGGGGDSRGGYQGRGGGGDRPDRGGYKGRDDRGGGRRDS
- a CDS encoding type II toxin-antitoxin system RelE family toxin, translated to MSERRFEVEWSPRAKRSLNRLPEKVVAACVGFVHGGLLDNPHRVGKPLRFDLEGSYSARRGDFRVIYEIDDEERRVRVAIIQHRSDVYRPQ